Proteins from a genomic interval of Rhipicephalus sanguineus isolate Rsan-2018 unplaced genomic scaffold, BIME_Rsan_1.4 Seq10967, whole genome shotgun sequence:
- the LOC119376136 gene encoding trafficking protein particle complex subunit 4, with amino-acid sequence MPVYSVYIVSKSGGLIFHSDFPSMPRVEVEKTFSYPLDMTLSYQNVLKRVVVVFGQRDGVCVGHAVMAVNGVTVNGRLLEDGRDVEAVVADEANYPLSIRFGRPRLTTNERIVLASTFHSFYAIASQLSPEPKSSGIEVLEAGAFRLHCYQTVTGIKFIVLADARQASLEPLLRRLFELYADYALKNPFYSLEMPIRCELFDTNLQAAVEQMERTGISNV; translated from the exons ATGCCTGTTTATAGTGTTTACATCGTGAGCAAGTCCGGCGGCCTCATCTTCCACAGCGACTTTCCTAGCATGCCTCGGGTCGAGGTGGAGAAAACGTTCAGCTACCCTCTGGACATGACCCTGTCCTACCAGAACGTGCTCAAGCGCGTGGTGGTGGTGTTCGGCCAGCGGGACGGCGTGTGCGTCGGCCACGCGGTCATGGCCGTCAACGGCGTCACCGTCAACGGCCGACTGCTCGAGGACGGCAGAGACGTAGAAGCGGTGGTGGCCGACGAGGCCAA CTACCCACTGAGTATCCGGTTTGGACGGCCCCGGCTGACGACGAACGAACGGATTGTTCTTGCCAGCACATTCCACTCCTTCTATGCCATTGCATCACAGCTCTCACCTGAACCCAAGTCATCGGGCATAGAGGTCCTGGAAGCGGGTGCCTTCCGTCTGCACTGTTACCAGACTGTGACGGGCATCAAGTTTATTGTGCTTGCCGATGCGCGTCAAGCATCACTAGAACCACTGCTACGGCGTCTGTTTGAACTGTACGCCGACTATGCACTCAAGAACCCGTTCTACTCACTCGAGATGCCTATACGATGTGAACTGTTTGACACAAACCTCCAGGCAGCTGTGGAACAGATGGAGCGAACAGGCATCAGCAATGTCTGA